One segment of Labrus mixtus chromosome 10, fLabMix1.1, whole genome shotgun sequence DNA contains the following:
- the klhl4 gene encoding kelch-like protein 4 isoform X2: protein MNTNSSDEFFQATNHAEQTFRKMETYLQHKQLCDVLLIAGDHKIPAHRLVLSAVSDYFAAMFTSDVREAKQEEIKMEGVDPEALRSLVHFAYTGVLELKEDTIESLLAAACLLQLPQVIQVCCNFLMKQLHPSNCLGIRSFADAQGCVDLLNVAHNYTMEHFLEVIQNQEFLLLPTAEIVKLLSSDDINVPDEETIFQALMMWVRYDVQHRQQDLGVLLAFIRLPLLPPQLLADLENNKMFSDDLECQKLLMEAMKYHLLPERRPMFQSPRTKPRKSTVGALYAVGGMDATKGATTIEKYDLRTNTWVQVGVMNGRRLQFGVAVIDNKLYVVGGRDGLKTSNMVECYNPINKVWSTMPPMSTHRHGLGIAVLEGPMYAVGGHDGWSYLNTVERWDPQARQWNYVASMSTPRSTMGVTALNGKLFAVGGRDGSSCLRSMECFDPHTNKWSMCAPMAKRRGGVGVATYNNFLYAVGGHDAPASNHCSRLSDCVERYDPKTDTWTTVSSLSVPRDAVGVCLLGDRLYAVGGYDGQSYLNTVESYDAQNNEWTEEVPLNIGRAGACVVVVVVKLP, encoded by the exons ATGAACACCAACTCCTCCGATGAGTTCTTCCAGGCCACAAACCATGCAGAACAGACTTTCCGCAAGATGGAGACCTACCTCCAGCACAAGCAGCTATGTGATGTCCTCTTGATAGCAGGCGATCACAAGATACCAGCTCACAG ACTGGTCCTGAGCGCGGTGTCCGACTACTTTGCTGCCATGTTCACCAGCGACGTGAGAGAGGCAAAGCAGGAGGAGATCAAGATGGAGGGAGTCGATCCGGAGGCGCTCAGATCTCTTGTTCATTTCGCCTACACTG GCGTCCTTGAGCTCAAAGAGGACACCATTGAGAGTTTATTAGCGGCAGCTTGTCTCCTCCAGCTTCCACAAGTCATCCAGGTCTGCTGCAACTTCCTGATGAAACAGCTCCATCCTTCCAACTGCCTGGGCATACGCTCCTTCGCAGACGCCCAGGGCTGCGTGGATCTGCTCAACGTGGCTCATAACTACACCATG GAACACTTCCTGGAGGTCATTCAGAACCAGGAGTTCCTTCTTCTCCCCACGGCAGAGATTGTTAAGCTGCTCTCCAGCGATGACATCAACGTCCCCGACGAGGAAACCATCTTCCAGGCTTTGATGATGTGGGTGCGGTATGATGTTCAGCATCGACAACAGGACCTGGGGGTGCTCCTCGCTTTCATTCGcctgcctcttcttcctccccag CTCCTTGCAGAtctggaaaacaacaaaatgttttctgatgatCTGGAATGCCAAAAGCTGCTGATGGAGGCCATGAAGTACCATCTTCTCCCGGAGAGACGTCCCATGTTTCAGAGCCCAAGAACCAAACCTAGAAAGTCTACTGTGGGTGCACTTTATGCTGTAGGCGGGATGGATGCTACCAAAG GAGCCACCACCATTGAGAAGTACGACCTGCGGACCAACACGTGGGTCCAGGTTGGAGTCATGAACGGGCGGCGGCTGCAGTTTGGCGTGGCGGTCATTGACAACAAGCTGTATGTGGTCGGAGGGAGGGATGGACTGAAGACGTCCAACATGGTGGAGTGTTACAATCCAATCAATAAAGTATGGTCCACCATGCCCCCAATGTCAACACACAGACATGGACTTG GCATTGCAGTCCTGGAGGGTCCTATGTATGCAGTGGGCGGTCACGATGGCTGGAGCTATCTCAACACGGTGGAACGATGGGACCCGCAGGCCAGACAGTGGAACTACGTGGCCAGCATGTCGACACCACGCAGCACCATGGGAGTCACTGCTCTCAATGGAAA ATTGTTTGCAGTAGGGGGAAGAGACGGCAGCTCGTGTCTGAGGTCAATGGAGTGCTTCGATCCGCACACCAACAAGTGGAGCATGTGTGCTCCTATGGCCAAGAGGCGAGGGGGAGTGGGTGTGGCAACGTACAACAACTTCCTGTATGCTGTAGGCGGACACGACGCCCCCGCCTCCAACCACTGTTCTAGACTCTCCGATTGTGTGGAGAG GTATGACCCAAAGACGGACACGTGGACCACTGTGTCCTCCCTCAGTGTTCCGCGGGATGCGGTGGGCGTCTGCCTGTTGGGTGACAGGCTTTATGCCGTGGGTGGATATGATGGCCAGTCCTATCTAAACACTGTCGAGTCCTATGATGCACAGAACAACGAGTGGACCGAG GAGGTCCCTCTCAACATTGGCAGGGCAGGCGCCTgcgtggtggtggtggtggtgaaatTGCCTTGA